A genomic stretch from Salvelinus namaycush isolate Seneca chromosome 25, SaNama_1.0, whole genome shotgun sequence includes:
- the LOC120020743 gene encoding zinc finger protein ZFMSA12A-like isoform X1 codes for MAESPFPLPSLGLLVPPLRMMSAVMWQVVRQGNTKHYGKLEEFVSMVTEVVPDLLSNRQRWLLILALRGRVVTGWFSSQVTLELFRSGHPDDLKAVETHLDRITASGLKQSNDAAIEFAESNFLKLIQSLVEDPDRRKHFFKVVFPVEYGPNFDSSLQTLVCHFLSRLEELLPVPDFKQTALLISAAPSVLEDYMHCVSHGEDLKSLLQNQHCPGKLPKSVPSRTEDRLLVSLSFPPSLRLANASHHSARDSPPLEIRDYQGIMTDSLTGQWAESKASMDKNTGTDSVESQGSEGKDHLKERQRVRLKSEEGREAVVSEHQYSLSSTTAEHDPAPSATAAASSGVSPEQPRQRVAHKCPQCGRCFIYLYEMLEHQRLHTGENPYKCSQCGKTFRRSSEMSTHRRTQCSNAAYVCIKCGSSFGSVRERVRHRCSGSRRASGLGQAGQFACPQCGKIFKWHNSLKKHLVTHTTDKVFNCRYCGEGPFPGVAELRAHQKVHGAEDKPYKCKQCGKGFSSQVWQNNHEQRHSQERSKICPSCGKAFRCKGDLKLHMRTHTGERPYQCTYCTKRFSVNGNLTIHIRTHTGEKPFLCSDCGKAFCSAGELQIHRRTHTGERPYKCTVCEKGFTMASKVTLHMRVHTGVRPYICHECGKAFSRGAELKKHVLNHTGVRPYPCHLCSKTYTCLNHLKRHLKTHSASQSLDVSGGSTVA; via the exons ATGG CAGAATCCCCCTTTCCTCTgccctccctgggcctgctggtcCCTCCTCTCCGGATGATGTCAGCAGTTATGTGGCAGGTGGTGCGCCAGGGCAACACAAAGCATTATGGGAAGCTGGAGGAGTTTGTGTCCATGGTAACGGAGGTGGTTCCAGATCTCCTGTCCAACAGACAGAGGTGGCTGCTCATCCTGGCTCTAAGAGGACGG GTGGTAACTGGTTGGTTCTCTTCTCAGGTGACTCTGGAATTGTTCCGATCTGGACATCCCGATGACCTCAAGGCTGTTGAAACACACCTGGATAGAATCACAGCATCTGGTCTGAAACAG TCAAACGATGCCGCGATTGAATTTGCTGAATCCAACTTCCTGAAGCTGATCCAGAGCCTAGTGGAAGACCCAGATAGAAGGAAACACTTCTTCAAG GTGGTGTTCCCGGTGGAGTATGGTCCTAACTTTGACTCATCGCTGCAAACTCTGGTGTGCCACTTCCTGTCTAGACTGGAGGAGCTGCTGCCGGTCCCAGACTTCAAACAG ACTGCTTTGTTgatcagtgctgccccctctgtTCTGGAGGACTACATGCACTGTGTCTCTCACGGAGAGGACCTGAAGTCTCTGCTACAGAACCAACACTGCCCCGGGAAGCTGCCCAAGAGCG TTCCCTCGAGGACAGAGGACCGTCTCCTCGTCTCGTTATCCTTCCCTCCATCACTGAGACTGGCCAATGCCTCGCACCACAGCGCCCGCGACAGCCCGCCCTTGGAGATCAGAGACTACCAGGGGATTATGACTGACAGTTTGACTGGCCAATGGGCTGAGTCAAAAGCAAGTATGGATAAAAATACTGGAACAGATTCAGTAGAAAGCCAAGGATCTGAAGGAAAGGATCACCTGAAGGAGAGACAAAGGGTAAGATTGAAGTCTGAGGAAGGAAGAGAAGCAGTTGTCTCTGAGCACCAATACTCCCTGAGCAGCACTACAGCTGAACACGACCCGGCGCCATCAGCAACAGCAGCCGCCTCCTCCGGTGTGTCACCAGAGCAGCCGCGGCAGCGCGTGGCCCACAAGTGTCCCCAATGTGGCCGTTGTTTCATCTACCTCTATGAGATGCTGGAGCACCAGAGActccacacaggggagaacccTTACAAGTGTTCCCAGTGCGGTAAGACCTTCAGACGGTCCTCGGAGATGTCCACCCATCGCCGGACCCAGTGCTCCAACGCTGCCTATGTCTGTATTAAATGTGGAAGCAGTTTTGGGTCGGTTAGGGAGCGGGTCAGGCACCGGTGTAGTGGCAGTAGACGGGCCAGCGGTTTGGGTCAGGCGGGCCAGTTCGCGTGTCCGCAGTGTGGGAAAATCTTCAAGTGGCACAACTCGTTAAAGAAACACCTGGTAACCCACACCACTGACAAGGTCTTCAACTGCAG GTACTGTGGGGAGGGGCCATTCCCAGGCGTGGCGGAGTTGAGGGCCCACCAGAAGGTCCACGGTGCAGAAGACAAACCCTACAAGTGTAAACAGTGTGGAAAGGGCTTCAGCTCACAG GTCTGGCAAAATAACCACGAGCAACGTCATTCCCAAGAGAGGTCCAAGATCTGCCCCAGCTGTGGAAAGGCCTTCCGGTGCAAAGGGGACCTGAAGCTCCACATGCGGACTCACACCGGCGAGAGGCCGTACCAGTGTACCTACTGCACCAAGCGGTTCTCTGTCAACGGAAACCTGACGATACACATCAGGACTCACACGGGGGAGAAACCTTTCCTCTGCTCTGACTGCGGCAAGGCCTTCTGCTCTGCAGGAGAGCTGCAGATCCACAGGAGAACACACACCGGGGAGAGACCGTACAAATGCACCGTCTGTGAGAAAGGTTTCACCATGGCCAGTAAGGTGACGCTTCACATGCGTGTACACACGGGAGTACGACCCTACATCTGCCACGAGTGTGGGAAGGCATTCTCTCGCGGTGCGGAGTTGAAGAAACATGTGCTGAACCACACCGGGGTGAGACCGTACCCCTGTCATCTCTGTTCGAAGACCTACACCTGTCTAAATCACCTGAAGAGACATTTAAAGACTCACTCTGCTTCCCAGTCGTTGGATGTGAGCGGTGGATCGACTGTAGCATAA
- the LOC120020743 gene encoding zinc finger protein ZFMSA12A-like isoform X3, whose amino-acid sequence MAESPFPLPSLGLLVPPLRMMSAVMWQVVRQGNTKHYGKLEEFVSMVTEVVPDLLSNRQRWLLILALRGRVTLELFRSGHPDDLKAVETHLDRITASGLKQSNDAAIEFAESNFLKLIQSLVEDPDRRKHFFKVVFPVEYGPNFDSSLQTLVCHFLSRLEELLPVPDFKQTALLISAAPSVLEDYMHCVSHGEDLKSLLQNQHCPGKLPKSVPSRTEDRLLVSLSFPPSLRLANASHHSARDSPPLEIRDYQGIMTDSLTGQWAESKASMDKNTGTDSVESQGSEGKDHLKERQRVRLKSEEGREAVVSEHQYSLSSTTAEHDPAPSATAAASSGVSPEQPRQRVAHKCPQCGRCFIYLYEMLEHQRLHTGENPYKCSQCGKTFRRSSEMSTHRRTQCSNAAYVCIKCGSSFGSVRERVRHRCSGSRRASGLGQAGQFACPQCGKIFKWHNSLKKHLVTHTTDKVFNCRYCGEGPFPGVAELRAHQKVHGAEDKPYKCKQCGKGFSSQVWQNNHEQRHSQERSKICPSCGKAFRCKGDLKLHMRTHTGERPYQCTYCTKRFSVNGNLTIHIRTHTGEKPFLCSDCGKAFCSAGELQIHRRTHTGERPYKCTVCEKGFTMASKVTLHMRVHTGVRPYICHECGKAFSRGAELKKHVLNHTGVRPYPCHLCSKTYTCLNHLKRHLKTHSASQSLDVSGGSTVA is encoded by the exons ATGG CAGAATCCCCCTTTCCTCTgccctccctgggcctgctggtcCCTCCTCTCCGGATGATGTCAGCAGTTATGTGGCAGGTGGTGCGCCAGGGCAACACAAAGCATTATGGGAAGCTGGAGGAGTTTGTGTCCATGGTAACGGAGGTGGTTCCAGATCTCCTGTCCAACAGACAGAGGTGGCTGCTCATCCTGGCTCTAAGAGGACGG GTGACTCTGGAATTGTTCCGATCTGGACATCCCGATGACCTCAAGGCTGTTGAAACACACCTGGATAGAATCACAGCATCTGGTCTGAAACAG TCAAACGATGCCGCGATTGAATTTGCTGAATCCAACTTCCTGAAGCTGATCCAGAGCCTAGTGGAAGACCCAGATAGAAGGAAACACTTCTTCAAG GTGGTGTTCCCGGTGGAGTATGGTCCTAACTTTGACTCATCGCTGCAAACTCTGGTGTGCCACTTCCTGTCTAGACTGGAGGAGCTGCTGCCGGTCCCAGACTTCAAACAG ACTGCTTTGTTgatcagtgctgccccctctgtTCTGGAGGACTACATGCACTGTGTCTCTCACGGAGAGGACCTGAAGTCTCTGCTACAGAACCAACACTGCCCCGGGAAGCTGCCCAAGAGCG TTCCCTCGAGGACAGAGGACCGTCTCCTCGTCTCGTTATCCTTCCCTCCATCACTGAGACTGGCCAATGCCTCGCACCACAGCGCCCGCGACAGCCCGCCCTTGGAGATCAGAGACTACCAGGGGATTATGACTGACAGTTTGACTGGCCAATGGGCTGAGTCAAAAGCAAGTATGGATAAAAATACTGGAACAGATTCAGTAGAAAGCCAAGGATCTGAAGGAAAGGATCACCTGAAGGAGAGACAAAGGGTAAGATTGAAGTCTGAGGAAGGAAGAGAAGCAGTTGTCTCTGAGCACCAATACTCCCTGAGCAGCACTACAGCTGAACACGACCCGGCGCCATCAGCAACAGCAGCCGCCTCCTCCGGTGTGTCACCAGAGCAGCCGCGGCAGCGCGTGGCCCACAAGTGTCCCCAATGTGGCCGTTGTTTCATCTACCTCTATGAGATGCTGGAGCACCAGAGActccacacaggggagaacccTTACAAGTGTTCCCAGTGCGGTAAGACCTTCAGACGGTCCTCGGAGATGTCCACCCATCGCCGGACCCAGTGCTCCAACGCTGCCTATGTCTGTATTAAATGTGGAAGCAGTTTTGGGTCGGTTAGGGAGCGGGTCAGGCACCGGTGTAGTGGCAGTAGACGGGCCAGCGGTTTGGGTCAGGCGGGCCAGTTCGCGTGTCCGCAGTGTGGGAAAATCTTCAAGTGGCACAACTCGTTAAAGAAACACCTGGTAACCCACACCACTGACAAGGTCTTCAACTGCAG GTACTGTGGGGAGGGGCCATTCCCAGGCGTGGCGGAGTTGAGGGCCCACCAGAAGGTCCACGGTGCAGAAGACAAACCCTACAAGTGTAAACAGTGTGGAAAGGGCTTCAGCTCACAG GTCTGGCAAAATAACCACGAGCAACGTCATTCCCAAGAGAGGTCCAAGATCTGCCCCAGCTGTGGAAAGGCCTTCCGGTGCAAAGGGGACCTGAAGCTCCACATGCGGACTCACACCGGCGAGAGGCCGTACCAGTGTACCTACTGCACCAAGCGGTTCTCTGTCAACGGAAACCTGACGATACACATCAGGACTCACACGGGGGAGAAACCTTTCCTCTGCTCTGACTGCGGCAAGGCCTTCTGCTCTGCAGGAGAGCTGCAGATCCACAGGAGAACACACACCGGGGAGAGACCGTACAAATGCACCGTCTGTGAGAAAGGTTTCACCATGGCCAGTAAGGTGACGCTTCACATGCGTGTACACACGGGAGTACGACCCTACATCTGCCACGAGTGTGGGAAGGCATTCTCTCGCGGTGCGGAGTTGAAGAAACATGTGCTGAACCACACCGGGGTGAGACCGTACCCCTGTCATCTCTGTTCGAAGACCTACACCTGTCTAAATCACCTGAAGAGACATTTAAAGACTCACTCTGCTTCCCAGTCGTTGGATGTGAGCGGTGGATCGACTGTAGCATAA
- the LOC120020743 gene encoding zinc finger protein ZFMSA12A-like isoform X2, giving the protein MESPFPLPSLGLLVPPLRMMSAVMWQVVRQGNTKHYGKLEEFVSMVTEVVPDLLSNRQRWLLILALRGRVVTGWFSSQVTLELFRSGHPDDLKAVETHLDRITASGLKQSNDAAIEFAESNFLKLIQSLVEDPDRRKHFFKVVFPVEYGPNFDSSLQTLVCHFLSRLEELLPVPDFKQTALLISAAPSVLEDYMHCVSHGEDLKSLLQNQHCPGKLPKSVPSRTEDRLLVSLSFPPSLRLANASHHSARDSPPLEIRDYQGIMTDSLTGQWAESKASMDKNTGTDSVESQGSEGKDHLKERQRVRLKSEEGREAVVSEHQYSLSSTTAEHDPAPSATAAASSGVSPEQPRQRVAHKCPQCGRCFIYLYEMLEHQRLHTGENPYKCSQCGKTFRRSSEMSTHRRTQCSNAAYVCIKCGSSFGSVRERVRHRCSGSRRASGLGQAGQFACPQCGKIFKWHNSLKKHLVTHTTDKVFNCRYCGEGPFPGVAELRAHQKVHGAEDKPYKCKQCGKGFSSQVWQNNHEQRHSQERSKICPSCGKAFRCKGDLKLHMRTHTGERPYQCTYCTKRFSVNGNLTIHIRTHTGEKPFLCSDCGKAFCSAGELQIHRRTHTGERPYKCTVCEKGFTMASKVTLHMRVHTGVRPYICHECGKAFSRGAELKKHVLNHTGVRPYPCHLCSKTYTCLNHLKRHLKTHSASQSLDVSGGSTVA; this is encoded by the exons ATGG AATCCCCCTTTCCTCTgccctccctgggcctgctggtcCCTCCTCTCCGGATGATGTCAGCAGTTATGTGGCAGGTGGTGCGCCAGGGCAACACAAAGCATTATGGGAAGCTGGAGGAGTTTGTGTCCATGGTAACGGAGGTGGTTCCAGATCTCCTGTCCAACAGACAGAGGTGGCTGCTCATCCTGGCTCTAAGAGGACGG GTGGTAACTGGTTGGTTCTCTTCTCAGGTGACTCTGGAATTGTTCCGATCTGGACATCCCGATGACCTCAAGGCTGTTGAAACACACCTGGATAGAATCACAGCATCTGGTCTGAAACAG TCAAACGATGCCGCGATTGAATTTGCTGAATCCAACTTCCTGAAGCTGATCCAGAGCCTAGTGGAAGACCCAGATAGAAGGAAACACTTCTTCAAG GTGGTGTTCCCGGTGGAGTATGGTCCTAACTTTGACTCATCGCTGCAAACTCTGGTGTGCCACTTCCTGTCTAGACTGGAGGAGCTGCTGCCGGTCCCAGACTTCAAACAG ACTGCTTTGTTgatcagtgctgccccctctgtTCTGGAGGACTACATGCACTGTGTCTCTCACGGAGAGGACCTGAAGTCTCTGCTACAGAACCAACACTGCCCCGGGAAGCTGCCCAAGAGCG TTCCCTCGAGGACAGAGGACCGTCTCCTCGTCTCGTTATCCTTCCCTCCATCACTGAGACTGGCCAATGCCTCGCACCACAGCGCCCGCGACAGCCCGCCCTTGGAGATCAGAGACTACCAGGGGATTATGACTGACAGTTTGACTGGCCAATGGGCTGAGTCAAAAGCAAGTATGGATAAAAATACTGGAACAGATTCAGTAGAAAGCCAAGGATCTGAAGGAAAGGATCACCTGAAGGAGAGACAAAGGGTAAGATTGAAGTCTGAGGAAGGAAGAGAAGCAGTTGTCTCTGAGCACCAATACTCCCTGAGCAGCACTACAGCTGAACACGACCCGGCGCCATCAGCAACAGCAGCCGCCTCCTCCGGTGTGTCACCAGAGCAGCCGCGGCAGCGCGTGGCCCACAAGTGTCCCCAATGTGGCCGTTGTTTCATCTACCTCTATGAGATGCTGGAGCACCAGAGActccacacaggggagaacccTTACAAGTGTTCCCAGTGCGGTAAGACCTTCAGACGGTCCTCGGAGATGTCCACCCATCGCCGGACCCAGTGCTCCAACGCTGCCTATGTCTGTATTAAATGTGGAAGCAGTTTTGGGTCGGTTAGGGAGCGGGTCAGGCACCGGTGTAGTGGCAGTAGACGGGCCAGCGGTTTGGGTCAGGCGGGCCAGTTCGCGTGTCCGCAGTGTGGGAAAATCTTCAAGTGGCACAACTCGTTAAAGAAACACCTGGTAACCCACACCACTGACAAGGTCTTCAACTGCAG GTACTGTGGGGAGGGGCCATTCCCAGGCGTGGCGGAGTTGAGGGCCCACCAGAAGGTCCACGGTGCAGAAGACAAACCCTACAAGTGTAAACAGTGTGGAAAGGGCTTCAGCTCACAG GTCTGGCAAAATAACCACGAGCAACGTCATTCCCAAGAGAGGTCCAAGATCTGCCCCAGCTGTGGAAAGGCCTTCCGGTGCAAAGGGGACCTGAAGCTCCACATGCGGACTCACACCGGCGAGAGGCCGTACCAGTGTACCTACTGCACCAAGCGGTTCTCTGTCAACGGAAACCTGACGATACACATCAGGACTCACACGGGGGAGAAACCTTTCCTCTGCTCTGACTGCGGCAAGGCCTTCTGCTCTGCAGGAGAGCTGCAGATCCACAGGAGAACACACACCGGGGAGAGACCGTACAAATGCACCGTCTGTGAGAAAGGTTTCACCATGGCCAGTAAGGTGACGCTTCACATGCGTGTACACACGGGAGTACGACCCTACATCTGCCACGAGTGTGGGAAGGCATTCTCTCGCGGTGCGGAGTTGAAGAAACATGTGCTGAACCACACCGGGGTGAGACCGTACCCCTGTCATCTCTGTTCGAAGACCTACACCTGTCTAAATCACCTGAAGAGACATTTAAAGACTCACTCTGCTTCCCAGTCGTTGGATGTGAGCGGTGGATCGACTGTAGCATAA